From a region of the Qipengyuania spongiae genome:
- a CDS encoding 2'-5' RNA ligase family protein — translation MADGALIVTARLPKDLHGWATRLRDAHFPPERNYLEAHVTLFHALPPQCEDEARGMLSRLCAECAPVDARLEGLMSLGGGTALKLSSPGMLELRDAIADHFHGMLTAQDQHRPRLHLTIQNKVKSAEAKALQAELAGTIEPRGFRFAGLALFRYAGGPWDSLGEWSFRGKAHV, via the coding sequence TTGGCGGACGGCGCGCTGATCGTCACGGCCCGGCTGCCGAAGGACCTGCATGGCTGGGCGACAAGGCTGCGCGACGCGCACTTCCCTCCCGAGCGAAACTATCTCGAAGCGCATGTCACGCTGTTCCACGCCCTCCCGCCGCAATGCGAGGACGAGGCGCGCGGGATGCTTTCGCGCCTGTGCGCCGAATGCGCGCCGGTCGATGCGCGTCTGGAAGGGCTGATGAGCCTTGGCGGGGGCACCGCGCTCAAACTTTCCAGCCCGGGGATGCTGGAGCTGAGGGACGCGATCGCCGATCACTTTCACGGAATGCTGACCGCGCAGGACCAGCATCGCCCGCGCCTGCACCTTACGATCCAGAACAAGGTCAAATCCGCGGAGGCGAAGGCGCTTCAGGCAGAGCTGGCCGGGACGATCGAACCGCGCGGTTTCCGGTTCGCCGGGCTGGCGCTGTTTCGCTACGCCGGAGGGCCGTG